The sequence ctatttaattaataaatcagtTTATTCAGTAAGTAATTATAATGTCTGTACATTCATGCATGCATGCAGGTGGTGTGACATCCATGGCTCCCTTCTTGAGTGAATTCTTTCCTTCAGTTTATCGAAAGAAAGCATTAGATACCTCAGCCAGTCAGTACTGCAAGTTCAACGATCTTACTCTTACTACTTTTACATCTTCTTTATACCTGGCTGCACTGGTTGCTTCCCTCTGTGCATCATGGATCACCAGCAAACTCGGTCGAAGAATGTCCATGGTTCTCGGTGGTTTTGTTTTCCTGGCCGGAGCTGCTCTCAATGGTGCTGCTCAGGCTGTCTGGATGCTTATTCTCGGCCGTATCTTGTTGGGTATTGGCGTTGGCTTTTCTATTCAGGTATGCTTAATTTTGTCGTATGAATCATTAATGTCTCTCTTCTCTTCATATCCATATTGATACTGATTGATAAAATCTACGCTTGCAGTCTGTGCCGCTTTATGTTTCAGAGATGGCTCCGTACAAAAGACGTGGCTTTTTCAACATTGTGTTTCAATTGTCCATAACAATTGGTATTCTCTGCGCTAATCTCGTCAATTATGTGACTCCTATTTTGATGAAAAACGGCCAAGCATGGCGTGTTAGTCTTGGCGGCGCATGTGTTCCTGCTGCTTTCATCTTTATCTCAGCTTTGTTTCTTCCAAATACACCAAACTCTCTGTTAGAGAAAGGTCAGGAGCAAGAAGCTAAAGCCATCCTTAAACGTATCCGCGGTGCTACTCAAGACCACCAAATTGAGAATGAATTTCAAGACTTGATTAAGGCTTCTGACGAAGCTAAGCAGGTAGAGGATCCGTGGAGAAAGCTTCTGAGGACACGCAAATACAGGCCACATCTGGTAATGGCTGTACTAATCCCAGCACTTCAGCAACTCACTGGAATTAATGTGGTCATGTTTTACGCTCCAGTGCTGTTTCAAAGCATTGGGTTTAAAGACGATGCTTCCCTTCTCTCCGCAGTAGTTACTGGCATTGTTAATGTCTTGGCTACATTTGTTTCTATGTACGGAACTGATAAATGGGGAAGAAGGACTTTGTTTCTTGAAGGTGGACTTCAAATGCTAATCTTTCAGGTAATTAACAAAATACTTACTATTTATGCACTTTATCATATGCATACCTTATTAAAAGGATAATGATATCTAACAATTTTTCATTAACTTGCTGTGTAGACTTTGGTAGCAGTGTTTATTGGATGGAAATTTGGAACGACAGGAATAGTGAATAACTTACCATCATGGTATGCAGTTCTAGTTGTGTTGTGCATCTGCATTTTTGTAGCAGGATTTGCATGGTCATGGGGACCATTAGGATGGTTAGTGCCAAGTGAAATCTTCCCGTTGGAAATTCGATCAGCCGCTCAGAGTGTTGTCGCAGCAGTCAACATGCTGTTCACATTTGCAATCGCTCAATTGTTCCTTCCGATGCTTTGCGTCTTGAAGTTTGGATTGTTCATCTTTTTTGCCTTTTTTGTTGCGGTGATGACTGTcttcatttatttcttcttaCCCGAGACGAAGAACATTCCTATTGAAGAAATGTCGCAAATTTGGAGGAATCATTGGTTCTGGAAGAGATACATGACCGAAGAACCTTCCAAACCCTGCATCGCCATAGTCTAGATATACTTTTATCTTTACAACAGCGTTAtgttatattcattttattcttatagGTTAGTACACAGTTAGGAGCAACTTAGTGATTATTGTTTTCTGTTATAGATCTTTTCGGttccaattaatttaaacaattaGCAATGATTAAACTTTTTAGTTAAtggttataatttaaatttgtgtcATGTTATCGAATGTCCTGTTTCAGCCTGTTAATTTGCATGTTTAAATCATATAATGACATCTTCTAATTTTGGTCCCTGGGcttctacttttctttttaacagaAAGGGAATACTTGCATTAGTCTAGAGTAACATTACAATCTGCAGTAATGACATCTTCTACAAAAGAAacggaaaaaagaaaattgtgaGAAGCAGGAGAAATAATACATGAATGAGAACAGGTGCCAAAGCAGAAGCagtgtaattaattaattgcaaTGAGATTGAAGTTTAAGTTCcatatttatatgttaatattttgatttcttttcacttgaggaaagaaggaaaggaaaagagagTTGGAGAAGACATTATGAAGGTggagaaagaataaaagagaaaagcatAGCAGCATTATTAGCACTTGTCActctgtgtgtgtgtgtattcTGATTGTTTACATGACAGTGTTCCTCCTCTTTTCATAGTGCTCTCTGCCTTTCTTGATAAAGGTTTTCCTCTTATCTCAAATCTGTGTATATCTTATTACAGGTTTGGTTGATTGTGGATGTTGGGATCACACTGTGTTTTCAGCTTTTAAAATTGGCATGGTGAGAAGAAGGATAGATGCAttcaaatctttaaatttcACTATGCTAATATCTCTGGTGGAGCAACATAAAATCTTTGTATCTACTCCTCTGAGGCAGAGGTTGTGTTCCTTTCACAACCATTGGAATATTCAAAATGACTGGTTGAGATTTCATAGTCTAAAATATAACCATCCACTTCTTTAATCTTTCACTAGAAACTCCTGTCTTCCGTTTTTATACCATATTAAATTTCATTGCAAGTACATCATGTTTCAACCTTAAACTGGCACTTTTGACAGAAAACTTGTTAATATAAAGGTGGAGAATGTGTAAGGGGTATACTTGTTATTATACATTTACATATGCTGAACTTTTATAATAGCTTGCAATTCCAAGCATGAGTTTTTAGATGAAACACTTCAACAGAGTTTCTGTAGATCATATCTCCAGATATGGAAATATCAGATGTAAAATATGAACATGCATATCTCTTGTTACAAAAGCATGTAGTTGCTCTTCAAGGTGCAACTTGGTTCcaactattttatttctttgccCATATACCAGAAAAGGACGTGTGTTAATAGACTTGAAAAGAACAGAATGTGCAGAACCAGTAACCAAGAATAAGGAATTGCCAATTGTTTCTCCCTAAGCAGTACATGAATTACTACATTTCATTAGAGAAGAGCTCATGTGATAAAGGGTGGACAAATTGTTATCAGTTTGTAATTCAAGAAATTGAATGAAACAtgaatttcctttttctttccttttcggTTTCTAGTTCTGAACTCAACATGGTGCTAATGCAGGACATAACCGGAAGAGTCGAAGGAAGTGAATACAGAAGGCCACCATGGCCTCGATGGTAGTTGATCACCGGATTGGGATAATAGTATCTGCTCTGCAGAGTGAAGCATCATTGTTAGGAGGTATCCATAATGAACTTAAAAATGAACTAGAAAGCATGAAGGCTTTTCGAGTGGATGCTGAGAGAAAACAGTTGAAGATGGAGGGAGAGAAGACGTGGGTGGCAAGTGTGAGGGAACTAACATACCAAATTGAAGACATCATTTGATGAAGGGATTAAGAGAAATGGCCCCCATTATGCTGCTGATGCATGTGATTTCTTTCAATTCCTTCATCAAATTATCTCTGGTTGACACGTCGGACAACATCTAAATTGCAGAAAAGCAATGAAACCATCCAATCCATTCCTGAGAGGAGGCGGAGACATAGTATTGACCGTATACAAGATGTGGGTTCAGATGATAACAAATGGCCTTTATAACACTGGGATTCATCTTTGTTCATCAAAGAAGATGATACTGTAGGGATTGCTGGAGAGATGGCTAATGGAGGAAGAATTGCAGCAAAGTTGTGTTTCTGTGGTTGGAATGCCAGATATCCAACTCTTATGCCTTGCCTTGCCTCCTGCATGCATTAAATGAACTGCCTCAAGGTATTGAATTCCTTACTAAGCTTCATAACTTCCTTCTGTCGCCAAACTCCTCAAGTCTTATAGGCAGGATAAAAGGATCAGAAAGCAAAGATCGCTGGAAGGAGCAGCACATCCCAAATATCGAGATTTTCTAGTGTGGAGGTGAGGTTTCATTATTCAAACATACACTAACATATTCAAACTATCATACATAGCAAGCTGTTATCTGATTGATGATTTAATTTGGTACCATTGATAACCCACTTATATATAATGTACTTTTCTTTAAATGCTTGGCTTTCTTCggctaaataaaattttctgcTACTTCCTCCTGCAGATTGAAATCATGGAGAGTTCAGGTTTTGTTCCAAAGAAAACCTAATTGAGATAAAACATGTTGTAGTAAATCTGCACCAAATTGATCCGGGGACACCCTAacattaacttaattttctgTTACATGTGTCATCCTATACATCTTTTCttcactttattttattcaatagtTATAAAAACTCAAGAAAGTTCAGGAGTTGTTGAAAATCTTTGAGTTTcatgtatatttaatagttcatatatatataatgttttctttttcttttccaactGGGCAGAAAGTTCAGATTCGACTTTGACAAAACaccattttccttttctagatttgaatttttatttttattcaataatttatttatacacGTGCAATTTGCGTCCAGGCTAATGGCTACTTTTCCTAGTTCTTAAAGTCAGGTTCTTATCCATGTGTGTATAAACCCATAAATCATTAGTCaataaatgtataaatattaaattgacagAGCAAAGTTAAAGATGCTTGAAACAATCACaggaatattataaattttttaatactaagATAAATGTTTCATTATGCAAATAAGCAGATTTTTCATCACTCTGCCATGGAAATGTTTTCATGGGAATATTGTCATCAGACGATATGGTCCCAATGTTATCAAACTGACTAGATACATACAGCCCACCAAACTGAGTAGGTTTCGGTCATCAAGGCCAAGATTCTATGTTAGTCAATGTGAAGGGGGGacaaaatttatatcattgatAGTGAAGTGCATGTGGAAGGAAATGATCAATGATGACAAGTCAATGGTAAGGTAAGGTCCACAAGTTTCAGAGTTgatgcaaagaaagaagaacaagaaagaaaagaaggaagaagaagaagaagaagaagaatttacAAGCATGGCAGCGGTTCCAGCAGACTTCTTGATTGGTAAGATAGTTTCTCTTATTGAAAATGAGGCAGCCTTGTTGGGAGGAGCTGGAGATGAACTTGAAGAAATCAGATGGGAGCTAGTGAGCATGAGATCCTTTCTAGAGGatacagaaaagaaaaggcctCAAACAGAAGGAGAGAAAACATGGGTGGCTAGCGTGAGAAACTTGGTTTATGACGTTGAAGATATAATTGATGAGTTCATGTACCAGACAAACAAGCGACATGGCAGGCATCAATTCACAAGAACACTCCACAAAACCATTGGCTTCCCCAAATATCTTTGGGAAAAGCATAAGATTGCCTCCAGGTTACAGA is a genomic window of Ricinus communis isolate WT05 ecotype wild-type chromosome 2, ASM1957865v1, whole genome shotgun sequence containing:
- the LOC8277168 gene encoding sugar carrier protein C-like, translated to MNSLYKPSITNLLNPSFILQSSIFNLQSSIFIDSIKINQKMPPIVVRIGGGDDPNYTSKTTLYVVFACIIGGIGGLMFGYDIGISGGVTSMAPFLSEFFPSVYRKKALDTSASQYCKFNDLTLTTFTSSLYLAALVASLCASWITSKLGRRMSMVLGGFVFLAGAALNGAAQAVWMLILGRILLGIGVGFSIQVCLILSYESLMSLFSSYPY
- the LOC125369234 gene encoding sugar carrier protein C-like, which gives rise to MAPYKRRGFFNIVFQLSITIGILCANLVNYVTPILMKNGQAWRVSLGGACVPAAFIFISALFLPNTPNSLLEKGQEQEAKAILKRIRGATQDHQIENEFQDLIKASDEAKQVEDPWRKLLRTRKYRPHLVMAVLIPALQQLTGINVVMFYAPVLFQSIGFKDDASLLSAVVTGIVNVLATFVSMYGTDKWGRRTLFLEGGLQMLIFQTLVAVFIGWKFGTTGIVNNLPSWYAVLVVLCICIFVAGFAWSWGPLGWLVPSEIFPLEIRSAAQSVVAAVNMLFTFAIAQLFLPMLCVLKFGLFIFFAFFVAVMTVFIYFFLPETKNIPIEEMSQIWRNHWFWKRYMTEEPSKPCIAIV